One genomic window of Mycobacteriales bacterium includes the following:
- a CDS encoding NYN domain-containing protein: protein MTDECSTVLPEPVRARVVALASETLGQLPPDEIPPTLRAAARFTPAKRARLAGSLLAAALETQPEFRDRVVEHAQNAVPGVVDALKDGGPPPAADPIEVAALSYLLRSDDWVADVDRAREAVRERAGEESSRERDQTVGRLQDEVGHARERLRQAREEATAARADVDALRRTVRSLTGQMRRAERERDEALAAGDAQRQRSDAVESETAAELRRLRGRVEELTKAADTARRSTRAARDADDARLWLLVETLSGAARGLREELGLRPTERRPADDVVTGGPATGATYDGGPVDLDRLLSLPRVHLVVDGYNVTKTGYGDLPLADQRSRLTSGLAGVAARTGAEVTCVFDGARRPTMMPQAPRGVRVLFSDPGELADDVIARLVAAEPAGRPLVVVSSDGEVAAAARRSGGYPVPAAALVERLDRG, encoded by the coding sequence GTGACCGACGAGTGCTCGACCGTGCTGCCCGAGCCGGTGCGAGCTCGGGTGGTGGCGCTCGCCTCGGAGACGCTGGGGCAGCTGCCCCCGGACGAGATCCCCCCGACATTGCGGGCCGCGGCGCGGTTCACCCCGGCGAAGCGGGCGCGGCTCGCCGGCAGCCTGCTGGCCGCGGCGCTCGAGACCCAGCCGGAGTTTCGGGACCGGGTGGTCGAGCACGCGCAGAACGCCGTACCCGGGGTGGTCGACGCTCTGAAGGATGGCGGCCCGCCGCCGGCGGCCGACCCGATCGAGGTTGCGGCGCTGTCCTATCTCCTTCGGTCCGACGACTGGGTGGCCGACGTCGACCGCGCCCGCGAGGCTGTGCGGGAACGGGCCGGGGAGGAGTCGTCGCGGGAGCGGGACCAGACCGTCGGGCGGCTGCAGGACGAGGTGGGGCATGCCCGCGAGCGGCTGCGGCAGGCCCGGGAGGAGGCCACCGCCGCACGTGCCGACGTCGATGCACTGCGCCGTACGGTCCGCAGCCTGACCGGGCAGATGCGGCGCGCCGAACGCGAGCGGGACGAGGCGCTCGCGGCCGGCGACGCGCAGCGGCAGCGTTCCGATGCCGTCGAATCCGAGACCGCCGCGGAGTTGCGCCGGCTCCGCGGCCGGGTCGAGGAGCTGACCAAGGCCGCTGATACCGCCCGACGGAGCACGCGGGCGGCGAGGGACGCCGACGACGCGCGGCTGTGGCTCCTGGTGGAAACGCTTTCCGGCGCCGCGCGCGGGCTTCGCGAAGAGCTCGGGCTACGCCCCACCGAGCGGCGCCCGGCCGACGACGTCGTCACCGGCGGACCGGCGACCGGTGCCACCTACGACGGCGGTCCGGTCGACCTCGACCGGCTGCTTTCCCTGCCCCGAGTGCACCTGGTCGTGGACGGTTACAACGTGACGAAGACCGGTTACGGCGACCTGCCGCTCGCCGACCAGCGCAGCCGGCTCACCAGTGGGCTCGCCGGCGTCGCGGCACGTACCGGAGCCGAGGTCACCTGTGTCTTCGACGGGGCGAGGCGCCCGACGATGATGCCGCAGGCCCCCCGGGGGGTCCGGGTGCTCTTCAGCGATCCGGGGGAGCTGGCCGACGACGTCATCGCGCGCCTCGTGGCCGCGGAGCCCGCCGGCCGGCCGTTGGTCGTCGTG